A region of the bacterium genome:
TAGGTAATTAAAAGCCAGAGTGAAAATTAGAAGGGCCTCCTGGCTAAAGGTGATGGCGAAATCCAGATCCAAAATCCGAAGCAACTATTTAGGTAGATAGGCTGAAGACTGAAGGCTAAAGGCTGAAATCCAGTCATCTGTTCTCTGCATTTATTTCTAAAAGCCTTCAGCCTACTCACCTGAGTAGTTACAATCCGAAATGAGGGGAGGTAGTAGATAATGAAAAGTATATCTGAAATGAAAAAGTCGTGTCCTAATGTGCAAGTTAATTTAGACTTCTGTAACTGCACTTATTCTTGTGAGAAAAAGGGGCTGTGCTGCCAGTGTATCAGTTACCACCGGAATATGAATCAACTTCCGGCCTGCTTTTTCCCTAAAGACGCTGAAGCCACTTACGATCGTTCTTTTAGAAAATTTATTAGGACCTGGGGATAATTCGGGTAGTGTCCTGAATGGCGCTAACTTAAGAAAAAGTTAATTCAGAAACAAGATCAATAGCACTTAAAAATGTATCTACATCCCTATCAATAATCTTCCAATTGTCTGATTTAAGAATATCTTGCACAATAGGTTTTGCTTCTTTAACATCAATAGGGTTCTCAACTTTTTGGGTGATAACAACAAAGAATTCCATCAGATTTTGCACACAGACAATTCCTCCGCCTCTTTCCCATATCTGTTTCAAAAGGTTCTTTGAGGTCTCATGTTTCGTGGTGTTCGGCGATATCATTATTTATAAGGGCAGAGACCGCATAAGTCTAATAATTGGACAATCGAAACTCTAAACCAGATGGAGGCTCGCCTTTCCAATGGCAAAATCCTTCTATGTGAAGTCGGGGAAAAACCTAACAAAATGTCCAAAAAATAGCCCACTTTTATTGGCCATTTGGAGAAGTCTGAAAATGAAGCTTTTCGGATAAAATAGAAGTAAAAAATGAAAAAAAGGAACTAAATAAACAAAAATTCTTACTTCTCATTTCCCATTTCTTATTTCCCATTCCTGAATCTGTCAGAGCCTGCCCTGATGAAAATCAGGGAACAGGTTTAAAAAGTGGGGGTGAGAGGAATTACCTTCTTTTCTAACCATAGATAAATAAAATGCATAATTTTATCCGAGAGTCTTCAGTAATTATAGGGGGATAAAGTTCAAGATGTGGCTTTCTACAAAGGGCAGGTATGCGCTAAGGGCGATGCTGGAGTTAGCCTTACATGAGGGAGATGTTGTATCTATATCTAAGATTTCGAGAAACCAGGAGATTACTTCCCAATATGTAGAGCAGCTTATGGTCAAATTAAAAAAAGCCGGTCTGGTAGAAAGTGTGAGAGGTCCTACCGGCGGATATCGATTAACTAAAAAATTATCTGAAATTACGGCGGGCGATATAGTCAGGACTTTAGAAGGCTATATTGAGCCAGTTTTCTGTGTTAATCCCCAGATAAGCCAGAAGCATTGCCATCGGGCTCCCAAATGTGCCGCCAGAGTCCTCTGGAAGAAGGTGGGAGATAAGATAGCCGAGGTTTTAGATTCAACGACGCTTGAGGATTTGGTCAGGATGGATAAGGAACTCAAAGAGGTGGAGAGATGATTCAAGAAGGCCAGGTTGTTTCAGTTAACATTAGTGCCGGCAAGGGCGAGAAAAAGAAACCCCTGGGTGGTCAGGGGGAGCTTATTGCCGGTTATGGACTTAAGGGCGATGGACATAGCGGTAAGGGTCACCGTCAGGTAAGTTTGCTGGCTATTGAGTCCATTGAGAAAATACGCCGGTCGGGCCTGGAGGTCTCCTGTGGTGACTTTGCTGAAAATATTACCACCTCCGGCCTGAATCTGCCTGACCTTCAGCCTGGCCAGCAGATAAGAATAGGCCGGGAAATAGCCTTGAAGGTAACCCAGATCGGCAAGGTCTGTCAGGATAGATGCGCCATTTACTATCAGGCCGGAGACTGTATTATGCCCAAAGAGGGGATATTTGCCGAGGTAATTTCAGGTGGAAAGATCAAGGCCGGAGATAGAATCAATATCATACCCTATAACGGAAGCCTCTCTTTCTAAGCATCTTATAAAGAACCACCGCGGCCATCCCTCCTCCGATACTGACCCACTGAGAAGGAGTTAACCCCAGCCACAGCTCCGGGTTATCACCCCTGAACTCTTCAATGACAAACCGTGCCAGAGAGTAGAGAAAGAGAAAGGAAACAAAGACCCGGCCTTCAAATCCCTTTACCTGACGGATAAAAAGGAGGATTAAAAAGAGGGCCAACCCATTAGCTGAGGAGTAGAGTTGGGTCGGATGGACTGGCTGGTCGCCAAAGTGGATATGGGCCGGGCTTCCGGATGGAAAGACTACCCCTATTGTACTCTCGGTAGGTTTCCCGTAACAACAGCCAAAGCAAAAGCAGCCGATTCGCCCTATGGCCAGGCCAATGGCAATTGAGGGGGAAATAATGTCGGCCATCTTCCAGAGGGGAAGTTTACGGCGAAGGATAAACAGGACACTAACCATTACGCCCAGAATAAAGCCGCCGTAGAAGACAAATCCCTGCCGGGAGAAGACAATATCCAGCGGATGCTGCCAATAATAATCCCAGTTGATGATTACATCACCGGCTCTTGCCCCCACAATGGCGGCAATAAGGACGTAAGTCCCCAGTTCAATGATCACCTCGCGCTTTATCCCTTCACGTTCAGCCGCCCTGGAAGTCAGCCAGATAGCTGTCAGGAAGGCCAGAGCCAAGGTAAAGCCGTAAGTATAAACATTAATGGGACCAATAGAAAATAAGATCGGATGCATAATCTGATAGAAATAGGTAATCGGTCATCGGTGAGGCGTAACCAGTAATCAGTGGTTACCGATTACGTATCTACTCAAAATCAAGTTAAAAAAGTAAGCTCATTACAGATTATAGTGCTATGGGTTAAGTTTCATCTCCTTTTGTCCTGACAGCGTCGGCATAAGAGCTTCCCCTCCCTTGATGGGCTTATC
Encoded here:
- a CDS encoding DUF6485 family protein, which translates into the protein MKSISEMKKSCPNVQVNLDFCNCTYSCEKKGLCCQCISYHRNMNQLPACFFPKDAEATYDRSFRKFIRTWG
- a CDS encoding Rrf2 family transcriptional regulator, producing the protein MWLSTKGRYALRAMLELALHEGDVVSISKISRNQEITSQYVEQLMVKLKKAGLVESVRGPTGGYRLTKKLSEITAGDIVRTLEGYIEPVFCVNPQISQKHCHRAPKCAARVLWKKVGDKIAEVLDSTTLEDLVRMDKELKEVER
- a CDS encoding MOSC domain-containing protein, whose protein sequence is MIQEGQVVSVNISAGKGEKKKPLGGQGELIAGYGLKGDGHSGKGHRQVSLLAIESIEKIRRSGLEVSCGDFAENITTSGLNLPDLQPGQQIRIGREIALKVTQIGKVCQDRCAIYYQAGDCIMPKEGIFAEVISGGKIKAGDRINIIPYNGSLSF
- the lgt gene encoding prolipoprotein diacylglyceryl transferase, translated to MHPILFSIGPINVYTYGFTLALAFLTAIWLTSRAAEREGIKREVIIELGTYVLIAAIVGARAGDVIINWDYYWQHPLDIVFSRQGFVFYGGFILGVMVSVLFILRRKLPLWKMADIISPSIAIGLAIGRIGCFCFGCCYGKPTESTIGVVFPSGSPAHIHFGDQPVHPTQLYSSANGLALFLILLFIRQVKGFEGRVFVSFLFLYSLARFVIEEFRGDNPELWLGLTPSQWVSIGGGMAAVVLYKMLRKRGFRYRV